tgattTCCTGTTCCATCTAAAaatggaatatttttaataattttttaaacattgtaaCAATAATGTATTCAGAACGGATTCGCTTTCAGCATCTTATCATAGTCAAGTCACGAATTTTTCAAAGAAATTCACATTTACGTTCGATTAATTCGTCTTCGAAAACGTTTCTTTAAAAACACagttgtttctttttctttccctGCGATAAATTTCTTAAGCGCCGTAATAATATACGTGTTCTTACTGGTACGATATTTGTCGGAACATGCTACTAATTTCCTCCATCGTCTTGTTCTTCGTTTCTGGCACCTTTTTGTAGATGAAGAAAACGAAGAATGCTTGTATCACGGCAAATAAGATGAATACGTAAGCACCTAGCGCTTCTTGTAGCGGCAGGAAACCGATACTGACGATGAAATTCGCCGTCCAATTGATCGCGATAGCAACGGATGTTGCTGCAGGTCTTGCGGATTGATTAAACAATTCAGACACCAGGAACCAAGGAATACTTCCTGGTCCAGTCGCGAACAGGACCACGAACATGATGACTAAGACAATAGAGAAGTACGCAGCTGTGCTAGACGTATCCTGTAAACAAACAGAAATATCAGAATGAAAATTCTTTCATGTTTCCTTAGAGTTCGATTACCGTGTGCGCAGGGCTTTTCGATAAATTTTACTTTGGCAGTGAAAGTGCTAATTATTACTTTATAATCGCGTAGTCGTGAACTTACCGCAAAAACAAGACAGACCGCGAGTAAAGCAGTGTCGATGAACATTCCACCGAATCCAATAAGAAGCAACGTTTTTCGTCCAGCTCTTTCAACGAGTATCAAAGAAATAAAAGTCATGAGAACGTTCATCGCCCCGACTCCCATCGTTGCATTTTGGGCCGCGTTCTTATCCAATTGTGCCATCATGAAAATTTTCGTCGAGAAGAACATCACGGCATTTATACCTGACAATTGTTGCGCGAACATAATCATAATTGCGATCATCAATGGAATTCTAAGAGCAGAATTCACAAACAATTCTTTTAGCGTGACCTTTGGTACAAGTTTCACTGATTCGTATTCTGTTCTCATTTCCTCCATTTCATCGTGAACTTCGATCGTACCACGGAGCCAAGACAAAGCTGGAACAAACAATCGTCCCGTTATCGATAAATTTTCCCTCCGTTAGACTTTAATCTGCGAAAACTATGAAAGCGAAAACGTATTGTACAAGAGTTGACTGGTAACAGATAAAACTGTCTAGAACAGATAAAGCATTTACGGTATAGGATAATGATGCATTTACGGAGCCGAAGCACGATACGCATGAAATTTCGAAAGTACTACACACGATCTtggaaaataattcaaataatcattTCTTTCctaataaatctaataaatcGCTTCAAGTTCTATGCAAATGTTTAACAATATTTCTTATCTATTTCTATTCATGATCTCGTTTAACATCGAATAGAATGTATCGAGCAAACGACCCATGTACATACCTCTTTGCGCCTCCATGTCCTTTCCTTTGCTGAGCAGTAAATACTTTGGACTCTCGGGGCATAGGGGAAGGGTAATTATTTGAAAGATCGCAGGAACGATCGTCAAACATAAAAGAAGCGGCCATTGATCGGCCGTACCCAGTACTTGTTCCAGTCCGAGAATCTGTGATACCAGAATAGACATAGTGATAACTAATTGATAGACTGTGCCGACGGCTCCTCGTAGATGAATAGGTGATATTTCAGCTAGATACATGGGTGCCAGACCAGCGTTCAACCCAGAGTTAATACCGATTATAAATCTTCCAATGATTATCATCTCGTAGCTTTTCGCCGTCTTCGCGCAACCCTCGAAGATGACCGTCAAGAGAACCAGAATGTTGTTCAATAGCAAACCACCCTTTCTACCGAAACGATCGGCTACCGAGCCCACCAAAGAACCGCCGATCATACCACCCACGCAGAATATCGACAccgctatcgaccatatcatcGTCACTTCCGACTGTTTCGTTGGTACACCGGTACGATTCATCTTCAGGTTACTGATCCAATCCTCGATGAGCTGTAACACGCCACCGATGCAAAATGataattaatgataattaaACCTTGCATCTAAATGCATCAGGTGTTAAGAACGCGTCACGATTGCAAAAATTAACTTAGCATATAGAAATAACGCAGTTACGtctacaaatatacatataatgattGCTAAACGGAAAAATTATATGTACTAATAATTAGCAATTGGAAGATCGAAAAGTGGTTAATATGCTTGTATTACTAGTGcactttattatgaaatttcttcaaaatttaacTTAACGTAATTGTTACGCGCatacatgttatacatacatatattccaAATACAGGTTGTTCCAGTTTTTTAATCGTCTTATTAAAACACTGTAATAACGATACAAAATGCTTTGTTTTTCGATGCCACTAAAACTTTGCTAGCGCGTTCTATGGGTAAAACTATAATAAactcttaaatattttattgaaagattATGAGAAATATACGAAatgataatttacaattttctctaTCAATAGCACAACTTTCGACTTTCGAATTGTCGACTAAAGAATAATACAGTCCGCTTTCATTTCgtacacattttttttatagttttttaataaaacctttAAAACTGTATGCACTAATATAACGCCTTCTTTTTAGTTTgactagaataaaatttgctaaTAAAGTTTGCCGATAAAAACCTAGGGCACCCTGTATATTCTCTACACTACAACTACGATACTTGCGATATCGGtaacaatataattttacagttaTGTAACGATTATTATTGATTAGCTATTGAAACAGAACGCATATATAAATCCTAgttgataattttcaaattaactttATTCCAAATACTTTATGACACGCGATATAATGCaaattatatcatcgatagcctGGATCCAAATATTAACAGAAaacattgaatttttttttattttatactagaCTGTTTCATCGATATTATACTAAACGTACTGTTGTATTCTCTCTTTCGATAGTccgaattttattaataattttattaataatatcaaaCCGACTTATATGTACAGAGCAAGGCTAAACGGCTAGAAAtgatttaaaatgtatttaaacatttgagaattaaataatttctaatatgaAGTATTCTAGATTTCTCGCGTTACGTGGGAATAGCTAATTCATCTTTCACGCGCATCAGACTTATTAGTTACACTAATGATCGCG
Above is a window of Megachile rotundata isolate GNS110a chromosome 1, iyMegRotu1, whole genome shotgun sequence DNA encoding:
- the LOC100882724 gene encoding solute carrier family 2, facilitated glucose transporter member 1 isoform X5 — encoded protein: MSKKWRQGLNGRLAFAICAAALGSSFQHGYNTGVVNAPQQLIEDWISNLKMNRTGVPTKQSEVTMIWSIAVSIFCVGGMIGGSLVGSVADRFGRKGGLLLNNILVLLTVIFEGCAKTAKSYEMIIIGRFIIGINSGLNAGLAPMYLAEISPIHLRGAVGTVYQLVITMSILVSQILGLEQVLGTADQWPLLLCLTIVPAIFQIITLPLCPESPKYLLLSKGKDMEAQRALSWLRGTIEVHDEMEEMRTEYESVKLVPKVTLKELFVNSALRIPLMIAIMIMFAQQLSGINAVMFFSTKIFMMAQLDKNAAQNATMGVGAMNVLMTFISLILVERAGRKTLLLIGFGGMFIDTALLAVCLVFADTSSTAAYFSIVLVIMFVVLFATGPGSIPWFLVSELFNQSARPAATSVAIAINWTANFIVSIGFLPLQEALGAYVFILFAVIQAFFVFFIYKKVPETKNKTMEEISSMFRQISYQ
- the LOC100882724 gene encoding solute carrier family 2, facilitated glucose transporter member 1 isoform X2, producing the protein MYKHRREAAEGGEEMDRDDEDFGEGFIAESHPLRPTHLSVPLGGRSDSRAPSISSSVSDLDVPIYTRETTIPVSARKGLNGRLAFAICAAALGSSFQHGYNTGVVNAPQQLIEDWISNLKMNRTGVPTKQSEVTMIWSIAVSIFCVGGMIGGSLVGSVADRFGRKGGLLLNNILVLLTVIFEGCAKTAKSYEMIIIGRFIIGINSGLNAGLAPMYLAEISPIHLRGAVGTVYQLVITMSILVSQILGLEQVLGTADQWPLLLCLTIVPAIFQIITLPLCPESPKYLLLSKGKDMEAQRALSWLRGTIEVHDEMEEMRTEYESVKLVPKVTLKELFVNSALRIPLMIAIMIMFAQQLSGINAVMFFSTKIFMMAQLDKNAAQNATMGVGAMNVLMTFISLILVERAGRKTLLLIGFGGMFIDTALLAVCLVFADTSSTAAYFSIVLVIMFVVLFATGPGSIPWFLVSELFNQSARPAATSVAIAINWTANFIVSIGFLPLQEALGAYVFILFAVIQAFFVFFIYKKVPETKNKTMEEISSMFRQISYQ
- the LOC100882724 gene encoding solute carrier family 2, facilitated glucose transporter member 1 isoform X4, yielding MTLKATRFPYFRKTGLNGRLAFAICAAALGSSFQHGYNTGVVNAPQQLIEDWISNLKMNRTGVPTKQSEVTMIWSIAVSIFCVGGMIGGSLVGSVADRFGRKGGLLLNNILVLLTVIFEGCAKTAKSYEMIIIGRFIIGINSGLNAGLAPMYLAEISPIHLRGAVGTVYQLVITMSILVSQILGLEQVLGTADQWPLLLCLTIVPAIFQIITLPLCPESPKYLLLSKGKDMEAQRALSWLRGTIEVHDEMEEMRTEYESVKLVPKVTLKELFVNSALRIPLMIAIMIMFAQQLSGINAVMFFSTKIFMMAQLDKNAAQNATMGVGAMNVLMTFISLILVERAGRKTLLLIGFGGMFIDTALLAVCLVFADTSSTAAYFSIVLVIMFVVLFATGPGSIPWFLVSELFNQSARPAATSVAIAINWTANFIVSIGFLPLQEALGAYVFILFAVIQAFFVFFIYKKVPETKNKTMEEISSMFRQISYQ
- the LOC100882724 gene encoding solute carrier family 2, facilitated glucose transporter member 1 isoform X3; this encodes MDRDDEDFGEGFIAESHPLRPTHLSVPLGGRSDSRAPSISSSVSDLDVPIYTRETTIPVSARKGLNGRLAFAICAAALGSSFQHGYNTGVVNAPQQLIEDWISNLKMNRTGVPTKQSEVTMIWSIAVSIFCVGGMIGGSLVGSVADRFGRKGGLLLNNILVLLTVIFEGCAKTAKSYEMIIIGRFIIGINSGLNAGLAPMYLAEISPIHLRGAVGTVYQLVITMSILVSQILGLEQVLGTADQWPLLLCLTIVPAIFQIITLPLCPESPKYLLLSKGKDMEAQRALSWLRGTIEVHDEMEEMRTEYESVKLVPKVTLKELFVNSALRIPLMIAIMIMFAQQLSGINAVMFFSTKIFMMAQLDKNAAQNATMGVGAMNVLMTFISLILVERAGRKTLLLIGFGGMFIDTALLAVCLVFADTSSTAAYFSIVLVIMFVVLFATGPGSIPWFLVSELFNQSARPAATSVAIAINWTANFIVSIGFLPLQEALGAYVFILFAVIQAFFVFFIYKKVPETKNKTMEEISSMFRQISYQ
- the LOC100882724 gene encoding solute carrier family 2, facilitated glucose transporter member 1 isoform X1, whose amino-acid sequence is MTRTSGRVSSPNLIRLGRRIFLFLLVVDLIPEHLVSVAALAIWTYRFIPEKLPSPFLPGNCFTMATVEDKPNNEIQEQVTTLTGQKTLASKGLNGRLAFAICAAALGSSFQHGYNTGVVNAPQQLIEDWISNLKMNRTGVPTKQSEVTMIWSIAVSIFCVGGMIGGSLVGSVADRFGRKGGLLLNNILVLLTVIFEGCAKTAKSYEMIIIGRFIIGINSGLNAGLAPMYLAEISPIHLRGAVGTVYQLVITMSILVSQILGLEQVLGTADQWPLLLCLTIVPAIFQIITLPLCPESPKYLLLSKGKDMEAQRALSWLRGTIEVHDEMEEMRTEYESVKLVPKVTLKELFVNSALRIPLMIAIMIMFAQQLSGINAVMFFSTKIFMMAQLDKNAAQNATMGVGAMNVLMTFISLILVERAGRKTLLLIGFGGMFIDTALLAVCLVFADTSSTAAYFSIVLVIMFVVLFATGPGSIPWFLVSELFNQSARPAATSVAIAINWTANFIVSIGFLPLQEALGAYVFILFAVIQAFFVFFIYKKVPETKNKTMEEISSMFRQISYQ